One stretch of Zingiber officinale cultivar Zhangliang chromosome 6B, Zo_v1.1, whole genome shotgun sequence DNA includes these proteins:
- the LOC121992475 gene encoding probable LRR receptor-like serine/threonine-protein kinase At1g05700 isoform X2 — MASRLFWASRAASYLKISTFPRVFSIVDAMTAIKEQYRIQRNWMGDPCSPIVFVWDGLTCDYSLSNSPRVTALSLSSSGLMGEITKSFASLSALQNLDLSYNNLTRPIPDDLAN; from the exons ATGGCATCTAGGTTGTTCTGGGCTTCGAGGGCCGCCTCCTACCTCAAGATCTCCACCTTCCCTAGAGTCTTCTCCATAG ttGATGCCATGACAGCAATCAAGGAGCAGTATCGGATCCAGAGGAATTGGATGGGAGATCCATGCTCCCCTATTGTTTTTGTTTGGGATGGACTAACTTGTGATTATAGCTTGTCAAATTCTCCAAGAGTCACTGCTTT GAGTCTGTCATCAAGTGGGCTGATGGGGGAAATAACCAAATCTTTTGCTAGTCTTAGTGCACTTCAAAACTT ggACTTGTCTTATAACAATTTAACAAGGCCAATACCTGATGATCTAGCAAAC TGA
- the LOC121992475 gene encoding probable LRR receptor-like serine/threonine-protein kinase At1g05700 isoform X1, with amino-acid sequence MASRLFWASRAASYLKISTFPRVFSIVDAMTAIKEQYRIQRNWMGDPCSPIVFVWDGLTCDYSLSNSPRVTALSLSSSGLMGEITKSFASLSALQNLDLSYNNLTRPIPDDLANLSSLKLL; translated from the exons ATGGCATCTAGGTTGTTCTGGGCTTCGAGGGCCGCCTCCTACCTCAAGATCTCCACCTTCCCTAGAGTCTTCTCCATAG ttGATGCCATGACAGCAATCAAGGAGCAGTATCGGATCCAGAGGAATTGGATGGGAGATCCATGCTCCCCTATTGTTTTTGTTTGGGATGGACTAACTTGTGATTATAGCTTGTCAAATTCTCCAAGAGTCACTGCTTT GAGTCTGTCATCAAGTGGGCTGATGGGGGAAATAACCAAATCTTTTGCTAGTCTTAGTGCACTTCAAAACTT ggACTTGTCTTATAACAATTTAACAAGGCCAATACCTGATGATCTAGCAAACTTAAGTTCTCTCAAACTACTATAA